From one Streptomyces sp. SCSIO 30461 genomic stretch:
- a CDS encoding phosphopantetheine-binding protein, protein MQDAVVHVTDGDSAEKRLVAAVVLAAGAGIDAVGLRALLQERLPAYMVPTLWAVVDRLPVTANGKVDRRALAAGAVPAAQAGRSGAAVTEGAQEAPHKAVADLTEQITELFAAVIEGGRPPEDVVADTDFFMVGGNSLGVVRLMRRLKEQLGVSVRLRDFLLSPTPEGLRALVEKATGR, encoded by the coding sequence GTGCAGGACGCCGTCGTCCATGTCACGGACGGCGACAGCGCGGAGAAGCGCCTGGTGGCTGCGGTGGTCCTGGCCGCCGGCGCCGGGATCGACGCGGTCGGCCTGCGCGCCCTGCTGCAGGAGCGGCTTCCGGCGTACATGGTGCCCACGCTGTGGGCCGTCGTGGACCGGCTGCCGGTGACGGCCAACGGCAAGGTGGACCGGCGTGCGCTCGCGGCGGGGGCCGTGCCCGCCGCCCAGGCGGGCCGGTCGGGGGCAGCTGTCACCGAAGGGGCGCAGGAGGCTCCGCACAAGGCCGTTGCGGACCTCACCGAGCAGATCACCGAGCTGTTCGCCGCGGTGATCGAAGGCGGCAGGCCGCCCGAAGACGTCGTGGCCGACACCGACTTCTTCATGGTGGGCGGCAACTCCCTCGGCGTCGTTCGGCTGATGCGCAGGCTCAAGGAGCAGCTCGGAGTAAGCGTGCGTCTGCGCGACTTCCTGCTCTCGCCGACCCCGGAGGGCCTGCGGGCGCTTGTCGAGAAGGCCACCGGCCGGTGA